One Triticum dicoccoides isolate Atlit2015 ecotype Zavitan chromosome 4B, WEW_v2.0, whole genome shotgun sequence genomic window carries:
- the LOC119292422 gene encoding non-specific lipid-transfer protein-like protein At5g64080, with the protein MNHEPRHDGTSTGRSHSAPESPASSLRSSIHPPMARSRSGGLSFSSALSLGLAVLAVTWAASTAQQQPPAVPSPGVSVPSCPPVQASLSPCVSYFIGNSSSPSDACCVQMRALFQSQAPCLCAAVSAVPSQLGSVVGGLLPTACDLPPNACSAVTGTTSSAPAPSSSTGTPTDAAAAAPVTGPADADPAGTPSGGGVKSVPGTVDSAAAVECKGTSAAVVVLAMAASFLAAYVL; encoded by the exons ATGAACCACGAGCCACGGCACGACGGCACGTCCACCGGCCGATCGCACAGTGCACCAGAAAGCCCGGCCAGTTCACTCCGATCATCCATCCACCCGCCGATGGCCCGAAGCCGGAGCGGCGGCCTCTCGTTCTCGTCCGCGCTGAGCCTGGGGCTCGCCGTGCTGGCCGTCACATGGGCGGCGTCCACGGCGCAGCAGCAGCCGCCGGCCGTGCCCAGCCCGGGCGTGAGCGTGCCGAGCTGCCCGCCGGTGCAGGCCTCGCTGTCGCCGTGCGTGAGCTACTTCATCGGCAACTCCTCGTCGCCGTCCGACGCGTGCTGCGTCCAGATGCGGGCCCTGTTCCAGTCGCAGGCGCCGTGCCTCTGCGCCGCCGTGTCCGCCGTGCCATCCCAGCTCGGGTCCGTGGTCGGTGGCCTGCTCCCCACCGCCTGCGACCTGCCCCCCAACGCCTGCTCCG ctgTGACAGGGACCACCAGCTCTGCTCCGGCGccgtcgtcgtcgacgggaacaccTACTGATGCTGCGGCTGCTGCGCCGGTGACCGGTCCGGCTGATGCGGACCCGGCTGGCACGCCTTCCGGTGGTGGGGTGAAGTCGGTTCCGGGGACGGTTGATTCGGCGGCTGCCGTTGAGTGCAAGGGGACCTCCGCTGCCGTCGTCGTCCTGGCCATGGCTGCCTCGTTCCTAGCTGCTTATGTTCTCTGA
- the LOC119294583 gene encoding uncharacterized protein LOC119294583, with product MTRRVLGVVVLVATAALCSAQMTTVQPTTMTMPTCAPVPISLSPCIGYVFGAGSAALPSCCSQLQAFFQSQGPCLCAMSKLAPSPFGLVLGQVQGIIPNVCNLPTDPCDDVFGASNSTDDSTTPTAKAASPEAAPPAATPTEPEPAATTSSTPESAGATEAPPAAGDDSQAAATKTGQVAPQGAGSSTDSQGISKLPELLHAAGAPSSAAATVLISVFLAYVSAMFV from the exons ATGACCCGGCGCGTGCTCGGGGTGGTTGTCCTCGTCGCGACGGCGGCGCTGTGCTCGGCACAGATGACGACGGTGCAGCCGACGACGATGACGATGCCCACCTGCGCGCCGGTGCCGATCAGCCTCTCCCCGTGCATCGGCTACGTCTTCGGCGCCGGCTCGGCGGCGCTGCCATCGTGCTGCTCGCAGCTCCAGGCCTTCTTCCAGTCCCAGGGCCCCTGCCTGTGCGCCATGTCCAAGCTCGCGCCCAGCCCTTTCGGCCTCGTCCTCGGCCAGGTCCAGGGCATCATCCCCAACGTGTGCAACCTGCCCACCGACCCGTGCGATG ATGTCTTTGGCGCGAGCAATTCGACCGACGACTCGACGACGCCAACCGCAAAGGCCGCGTCTCCAGAAGCGGCACCTCCGGCGGCCACTCCCACCGAGCCTGAGCCTGCAGCCACAACATCATCGACGCCGGAGAGTGCCGGTGCGACTGAAGCTCCACCGGCAGCAGGTGACGATTCTCAGGCTGCTGCCACGAAGACGGGACAGGTTGCCCCCCAAGGCGCTGGATCAAGCACCGATTCACAGGGGATATCAAAGCTCCCAGAACTGCTGCACGCAGCAGGGGCGCCAAGCTCCGCCGCTGCCACCGTGCTCATCAGTGTGTTTCTTGCCTATGTTTCGGCCATGTTTGTGTAA